A single window of Oxyura jamaicensis isolate SHBP4307 breed ruddy duck chromosome 3, BPBGC_Ojam_1.0, whole genome shotgun sequence DNA harbors:
- the MLIP gene encoding muscular LMNA-interacting protein isoform X4: protein MELGKHERKVSGREALEEKQMVISQESETKPLTFTFVPSIGRLPTHFEVVDVSKFLVTIPEESKDLSNQEIINKSNVVSNEQSLKSSVRRDCVPAIHPDSTQTVLPSLACNPKKGEMQENDLFKAEFILITDSGDEDEAAAASINIQRPSNGYGPITAQLLATSHISPGPETRKPGDERLPGVVLSHSTTDQQKQQLISTLSTSDHLSSKPPAVHLISPTNLKVACGAMVNLNQASSVEDSHNNWQSAIRSSKQDSSLYFQSVSHSSAPSMSKTFSCASNTCYSSPQQYNNLQPPSLHSPVCVCKMGDFTTSSIPAKSPSLFPKPSHSAEIQGSSSQPLSPSSSKRLKALSPLPVRITTHSLSPSPKPLSPPSLYGSSSTICSVNEPCTQMSSRGYLAKSGVRSPLPTRLTLLTAILRSGSSQRRPLSPASCPTFSPSSLCSSTLAIDQKCKTTPPTPRKSISSPPLRPDSPSRGEHWPTGWAQHVPLHSKSHPAPRARSLSPRKHLPVRTSSPDSQSPQSSPISSHRKSTASPGWQSTLPVLAVPPSAPAHSSLAHPTSPPPEGLRYPASRSQPPQRCQRVHTYSPIFTCQSYSLLSPTKLSGILSPSREKQLSPSPSLSTSTSRSKSDSSQKSTQELNTPSPTPSSVSKQWSLSCPDSNSPIPQTCNMNSHPLQLHSSLMHRSYRSNSQSPRPEQSATSPVLKCRSPVSDKSPCTLPSRPRELTSPQSFSLPTDHENIKPKQYKIKTSYKAFAAIPTNTLLMEQKALEEPTKTASVTEGTVLDTHSEMCSPAQLRQQTEELCAVIDQVLQDPLTMRRCESSPSFLQMNTESDGGKVPSTLQRAAGRETRYANLYKSTPMVAESQMTKPGVIRPVLVKAKSAQQKEEPYQPNPFKKYLEEISDQDIEQFNYKETTQQMLH, encoded by the exons GTCATTTCTCAAGAATCTGAAACCAAACCATTGACCTTCACATTTGTGCCATCCATTGGCCGACTTCCAACCCATTTTGAGGTTGTAGATGTCTCTAAGTTCCTTGTGACTATTCCAGAGGAGTCAAAAGATCTCAGCAATCAAGAAATTATAAATAAG tcTAACGTAGTCTCGAATGAGCAGTCCTTGAAGAGCAGTGTCAGGCGAGACTGTGTGCCTGCCATCCATCCAGACAGCACCCAGACAGTTCTCCCGTCCCTGGCGTGTAAcccaaagaaaggagaaatgcagGAGAATGACCTTTTTAAGGCTGAGTTTATCCTGATTACGGACTCCGGTGATGAAGATGAAGCAGCCGCTGCCTCAATCAACATCCAACGGCCTTCCAATGGCTACGGTCCCATCACTGCCCAGCTGTTGGCTACATCCCACATTTCCCCTGGCCCCGAGACAAGGAAGCCTGGTGATGAGCGTCTTCCAGGTGTGGTGCTTTCCCACAGCACCACTGATCAGCAAAAACAGCAG ttaATTTCTACTCTTTCCACCTCTGATCATCTTTCCTCTAAACCACCTGCTGTCCACTTAATTTCTCCAACTAATCTGAAAGTAGCGTGCGGTGCCATGGTTAACCTGAATCAAGCCTCTTCGGTGGAAGACTCCCATAACAACTGGCAGTCAGCAATCAGGTCTTCTAAGCAAGATTCATCTCTCTACTTTCAGTCTGTTTCCCATAGTTCAGCTCCCTCCATGTCTAAAACATTCTCCTGTGCATCAAACACTTGTTACTCCAGCCCTCAACAGTACAATAACCTGCAACCACCAAGTCTCCATAGCCCTGTCTGTGTTTGCAAAATGGGAGACTTCACCACATCTTCCATTCCAGCAAAGAGTCCAAGTCTTTTCCCCAAACCTTCACATTCAGCTGAAATTCAAGGATCATCATCCCAGCCTTTATCCCCCAGTTCTTCCAAAAGATTGAAAGCTTTATCTCCCCTCCCTGTACGTATAACTACACATTCATTATCACCTAGCCCTAAACCCTTGTCTCCACCCTCTCTTTATGGCTCCTCTTCAACCATATGTAGTGTAAATGAGCCTTGCACACAAATGTCATCTAGAGGATATTTAGCAAAGTCAGGAGTTAGATCCCCTCTGCCAACCAGACTAACTCTCTTAACTGCTATTTTGAGATCAGGCTCTTCTCAGCGGAGACCTCTTTCCCCTGCTTCTTGCCCCACGTTTTCTCCCAGCTCCCTTTGTTCCTCAACACTTGCAATAGATCAAAAGTGCAAAACAACTCCCCCAACTCCCAGAAAATCTATTTCAAGCCCCCCTCTTAGGCCAGATTCTCCCAGCAGAGGGGAACATTGGCCTACAGGATGGGCTCAGCACGTGCCTTTACACTCCAAGTCTCATCCTGCCCCTCGGGCAAGGTCCCTTTCTCCTAGAAAGCACCTTCCAGTCCGAACAtcctctccagattcccaaagTCCACAGTCATCCCCCATCTCCTCCCATAGGAAATCAACTGCCTCTCCAGGTTGGCAGTCTACACTGCCTGTTCTGGCGGTGCCTCCTAGTGCCCCAGCACATTCTTCCCTTGCACACCcaacctctcctcctcctgaagGCCTGCGTTATCCTGCCTCCAGGTCCCAGCCACCTCAGAGGTGTCAGAGAGTGCACACTTACTCACCCATCTTTACCTGCCAGTCatattctttgctttctcccaCCAAACTTAGTGGAATACTTTCCCCAAGCCGAGAAAAGCAGTTATCTCCCTCCCCAAGTCTTTCGACTTCAACTTCTAGATCTAAGTCAGATTCATCTCAAAAGTCTACTCAGGAGCTGAATACCCCCTCTCCTACGCCTTCAAGTGTCTCAAAGCAGTGGTCTCTCTCATGTCCTGATTCTAATTCACCGATTCCCCAAACTTGCAATATGAATTCCCACCCACTGCAGCTTCATTCTTCATTGATGCACAGAAGCTATAGGTCTAATTCCCAATCTCCAAGACCTGAGCAATCTGCCACCTCACCAGTATTAAAGTGCAGATCTCCTGTCTCAGACAAGTCACCATGCACACTGCCATCAAGACCCAGAGAGCTGACTTCACCTCAGTCTTTTTCCCTGCCTACTGACCATGAAAACATCAAACCCAAG CAGTACAAGATCAAGACAAGCTACAAGGCATTTGCAGCAATACCTACAAACACATTACTTATGGAACAGAAG GCATTAGAAGAGCCAACTAAGACTGCTAGTGTGACTGAAGGCACTGTTTTGGACACCCATTCAGAG ATGTGCTCCCCTGCCCAGCTCAGACAACAAACAGAAGAGTTATGTGCTGTCATTGATCAAGTTCTGCAGGACCCATTGACCATG CGCCGATGTGAATCTTCTCCAAGTTTCCTGCAGATGAACACAGAATCAGATGGTGGCAAG GTGCCATCaacactgcagagagcagctggacGCGAAACCAGATAT GCCAACCTTTACAAATCAACACCTATGGTGGCAGAGAGTCAGATG
- the MLIP gene encoding muscular LMNA-interacting protein isoform X5, which translates to MELGKHERKVSGREALEEKQMVISQESETKPLTFTFVPSIGRLPTHFEVVDVSKFLVTIPEESKDLSNQEIINKSNVVSNEQSLKSSVRRDCVPAIHPDSTQTVLPSLACNPKKGEMQENDLFKAEFILITDSGDEDEAAAASINIQRPSNGYGPITAQLLATSHISPGPETRKPGDERLPGVVLSHSTTDQQKQQLISTLSTSDHLSSKPPAVHLISPTNLKVACGAMVNLNQASSVEDSHNNWQSAIRSSKQDSSLYFQSVSHSSAPSMSKTFSCASNTCYSSPQQYNNLQPPSLHSPVCVCKMGDFTTSSIPAKSPSLFPKPSHSAEIQGSSSQPLSPSSSKRLKALSPLPVRITTHSLSPSPKPLSPPSLYGSSSTICSVNEPCTQMSSRGYLAKSGVRSPLPTRLTLLTAILRSGSSQRRPLSPASCPTFSPSSLCSSTLAIDQKCKTTPPTPRKSISSPPLRPDSPSRGEHWPTGWAQHVPLHSKSHPAPRARSLSPRKHLPVRTSSPDSQSPQSSPISSHRKSTASPGWQSTLPVLAVPPSAPAHSSLAHPTSPPPEGLRYPASRSQPPQRCQRVHTYSPIFTCQSYSLLSPTKLSGILSPSREKQLSPSPSLSTSTSRSKSDSSQKSTQELNTPSPTPSSVSKQWSLSCPDSNSPIPQTCNMNSHPLQLHSSLMHRSYRSNSQSPRPEQSATSPVLKCRSPVSDKSPCTLPSRPRELTSPQSFSLPTDHENIKPKQYKIKTSYKAFAAIPTNTLLMEQKALEEPTKTASVTEGTVLDTHSEMCSPAQLRQQTEELCAVIDQVLQDPLTMRRCESSPSFLQMNTESDGGKVPSTLQRAAGRETRYANLYKSTPMVAESQMTKPGVIRPVLVKAKSAQQKEEPYQPNPFKKYLEEISDQDIEQVTNERDSI; encoded by the exons GTCATTTCTCAAGAATCTGAAACCAAACCATTGACCTTCACATTTGTGCCATCCATTGGCCGACTTCCAACCCATTTTGAGGTTGTAGATGTCTCTAAGTTCCTTGTGACTATTCCAGAGGAGTCAAAAGATCTCAGCAATCAAGAAATTATAAATAAG tcTAACGTAGTCTCGAATGAGCAGTCCTTGAAGAGCAGTGTCAGGCGAGACTGTGTGCCTGCCATCCATCCAGACAGCACCCAGACAGTTCTCCCGTCCCTGGCGTGTAAcccaaagaaaggagaaatgcagGAGAATGACCTTTTTAAGGCTGAGTTTATCCTGATTACGGACTCCGGTGATGAAGATGAAGCAGCCGCTGCCTCAATCAACATCCAACGGCCTTCCAATGGCTACGGTCCCATCACTGCCCAGCTGTTGGCTACATCCCACATTTCCCCTGGCCCCGAGACAAGGAAGCCTGGTGATGAGCGTCTTCCAGGTGTGGTGCTTTCCCACAGCACCACTGATCAGCAAAAACAGCAG ttaATTTCTACTCTTTCCACCTCTGATCATCTTTCCTCTAAACCACCTGCTGTCCACTTAATTTCTCCAACTAATCTGAAAGTAGCGTGCGGTGCCATGGTTAACCTGAATCAAGCCTCTTCGGTGGAAGACTCCCATAACAACTGGCAGTCAGCAATCAGGTCTTCTAAGCAAGATTCATCTCTCTACTTTCAGTCTGTTTCCCATAGTTCAGCTCCCTCCATGTCTAAAACATTCTCCTGTGCATCAAACACTTGTTACTCCAGCCCTCAACAGTACAATAACCTGCAACCACCAAGTCTCCATAGCCCTGTCTGTGTTTGCAAAATGGGAGACTTCACCACATCTTCCATTCCAGCAAAGAGTCCAAGTCTTTTCCCCAAACCTTCACATTCAGCTGAAATTCAAGGATCATCATCCCAGCCTTTATCCCCCAGTTCTTCCAAAAGATTGAAAGCTTTATCTCCCCTCCCTGTACGTATAACTACACATTCATTATCACCTAGCCCTAAACCCTTGTCTCCACCCTCTCTTTATGGCTCCTCTTCAACCATATGTAGTGTAAATGAGCCTTGCACACAAATGTCATCTAGAGGATATTTAGCAAAGTCAGGAGTTAGATCCCCTCTGCCAACCAGACTAACTCTCTTAACTGCTATTTTGAGATCAGGCTCTTCTCAGCGGAGACCTCTTTCCCCTGCTTCTTGCCCCACGTTTTCTCCCAGCTCCCTTTGTTCCTCAACACTTGCAATAGATCAAAAGTGCAAAACAACTCCCCCAACTCCCAGAAAATCTATTTCAAGCCCCCCTCTTAGGCCAGATTCTCCCAGCAGAGGGGAACATTGGCCTACAGGATGGGCTCAGCACGTGCCTTTACACTCCAAGTCTCATCCTGCCCCTCGGGCAAGGTCCCTTTCTCCTAGAAAGCACCTTCCAGTCCGAACAtcctctccagattcccaaagTCCACAGTCATCCCCCATCTCCTCCCATAGGAAATCAACTGCCTCTCCAGGTTGGCAGTCTACACTGCCTGTTCTGGCGGTGCCTCCTAGTGCCCCAGCACATTCTTCCCTTGCACACCcaacctctcctcctcctgaagGCCTGCGTTATCCTGCCTCCAGGTCCCAGCCACCTCAGAGGTGTCAGAGAGTGCACACTTACTCACCCATCTTTACCTGCCAGTCatattctttgctttctcccaCCAAACTTAGTGGAATACTTTCCCCAAGCCGAGAAAAGCAGTTATCTCCCTCCCCAAGTCTTTCGACTTCAACTTCTAGATCTAAGTCAGATTCATCTCAAAAGTCTACTCAGGAGCTGAATACCCCCTCTCCTACGCCTTCAAGTGTCTCAAAGCAGTGGTCTCTCTCATGTCCTGATTCTAATTCACCGATTCCCCAAACTTGCAATATGAATTCCCACCCACTGCAGCTTCATTCTTCATTGATGCACAGAAGCTATAGGTCTAATTCCCAATCTCCAAGACCTGAGCAATCTGCCACCTCACCAGTATTAAAGTGCAGATCTCCTGTCTCAGACAAGTCACCATGCACACTGCCATCAAGACCCAGAGAGCTGACTTCACCTCAGTCTTTTTCCCTGCCTACTGACCATGAAAACATCAAACCCAAG CAGTACAAGATCAAGACAAGCTACAAGGCATTTGCAGCAATACCTACAAACACATTACTTATGGAACAGAAG GCATTAGAAGAGCCAACTAAGACTGCTAGTGTGACTGAAGGCACTGTTTTGGACACCCATTCAGAG ATGTGCTCCCCTGCCCAGCTCAGACAACAAACAGAAGAGTTATGTGCTGTCATTGATCAAGTTCTGCAGGACCCATTGACCATG CGCCGATGTGAATCTTCTCCAAGTTTCCTGCAGATGAACACAGAATCAGATGGTGGCAAG GTGCCATCaacactgcagagagcagctggacGCGAAACCAGATAT GCCAACCTTTACAAATCAACACCTATGGTGGCAGAGAGTCAGATG
- the MLIP gene encoding muscular LMNA-interacting protein isoform X3 encodes MELGKHERKVSGREALEEKQMVISQESETKPLTFTFVPSIGRLPTHFEVVDVSKFLVTIPEESKDLSNQEIINKSNVVSNEQSLKSSVRRDCVPAIHPDSTQTVLPSLACNPKKGEMQENDLFKAEFILITDSGDEDEAAAASINIQRPSNGYGPITAQLLATSHISPGPETRKPGDERLPGVVLSHSTTDQQKQQLISTLSTSDHLSSKPPAVHLISPTNLKVACGAMVNLNQASSVEDSHNNWQSAIRSSKQDSSLYFQSVSHSSAPSMSKTFSCASNTCYSSPQQYNNLQPPSLHSPVCVCKMGDFTTSSIPAKSPSLFPKPSHSAEIQGSSSQPLSPSSSKRLKALSPLPVRITTHSLSPSPKPLSPPSLYGSSSTICSVNEPCTQMSSRGYLAKSGVRSPLPTRLTLLTAILRSGSSQRRPLSPASCPTFSPSSLCSSTLAIDQKCKTTPPTPRKSISSPPLRPDSPSRGEHWPTGWAQHVPLHSKSHPAPRARSLSPRKHLPVRTSSPDSQSPQSSPISSHRKSTASPGWQSTLPVLAVPPSAPAHSSLAHPTSPPPEGLRYPASRSQPPQRCQRVHTYSPIFTCQSYSLLSPTKLSGILSPSREKQLSPSPSLSTSTSRSKSDSSQKSTQELNTPSPTPSSVSKQWSLSCPDSNSPIPQTCNMNSHPLQLHSSLMHRSYRSNSQSPRPEQSATSPVLKCRSPVSDKSPCTLPSRPRELTSPQSFSLPTDHENIKPKQYKIKTSYKAFAAIPTNTLLMEQKALEEPTKTASVTEGTVLDTHSEMCSPAQLRQQTEELCAVIDQVLQDPLTMRRCESSPSFLQMNTESDGGKVPSTLQRAAGRETRYANLYKSTPMVAESQMTKPGVIRPVLVKAKSAQQKEEPYQPNPFKKYLEEISDQDIEQPSHPIVPIPENETLSSEEVTNERDSI; translated from the exons GTCATTTCTCAAGAATCTGAAACCAAACCATTGACCTTCACATTTGTGCCATCCATTGGCCGACTTCCAACCCATTTTGAGGTTGTAGATGTCTCTAAGTTCCTTGTGACTATTCCAGAGGAGTCAAAAGATCTCAGCAATCAAGAAATTATAAATAAG tcTAACGTAGTCTCGAATGAGCAGTCCTTGAAGAGCAGTGTCAGGCGAGACTGTGTGCCTGCCATCCATCCAGACAGCACCCAGACAGTTCTCCCGTCCCTGGCGTGTAAcccaaagaaaggagaaatgcagGAGAATGACCTTTTTAAGGCTGAGTTTATCCTGATTACGGACTCCGGTGATGAAGATGAAGCAGCCGCTGCCTCAATCAACATCCAACGGCCTTCCAATGGCTACGGTCCCATCACTGCCCAGCTGTTGGCTACATCCCACATTTCCCCTGGCCCCGAGACAAGGAAGCCTGGTGATGAGCGTCTTCCAGGTGTGGTGCTTTCCCACAGCACCACTGATCAGCAAAAACAGCAG ttaATTTCTACTCTTTCCACCTCTGATCATCTTTCCTCTAAACCACCTGCTGTCCACTTAATTTCTCCAACTAATCTGAAAGTAGCGTGCGGTGCCATGGTTAACCTGAATCAAGCCTCTTCGGTGGAAGACTCCCATAACAACTGGCAGTCAGCAATCAGGTCTTCTAAGCAAGATTCATCTCTCTACTTTCAGTCTGTTTCCCATAGTTCAGCTCCCTCCATGTCTAAAACATTCTCCTGTGCATCAAACACTTGTTACTCCAGCCCTCAACAGTACAATAACCTGCAACCACCAAGTCTCCATAGCCCTGTCTGTGTTTGCAAAATGGGAGACTTCACCACATCTTCCATTCCAGCAAAGAGTCCAAGTCTTTTCCCCAAACCTTCACATTCAGCTGAAATTCAAGGATCATCATCCCAGCCTTTATCCCCCAGTTCTTCCAAAAGATTGAAAGCTTTATCTCCCCTCCCTGTACGTATAACTACACATTCATTATCACCTAGCCCTAAACCCTTGTCTCCACCCTCTCTTTATGGCTCCTCTTCAACCATATGTAGTGTAAATGAGCCTTGCACACAAATGTCATCTAGAGGATATTTAGCAAAGTCAGGAGTTAGATCCCCTCTGCCAACCAGACTAACTCTCTTAACTGCTATTTTGAGATCAGGCTCTTCTCAGCGGAGACCTCTTTCCCCTGCTTCTTGCCCCACGTTTTCTCCCAGCTCCCTTTGTTCCTCAACACTTGCAATAGATCAAAAGTGCAAAACAACTCCCCCAACTCCCAGAAAATCTATTTCAAGCCCCCCTCTTAGGCCAGATTCTCCCAGCAGAGGGGAACATTGGCCTACAGGATGGGCTCAGCACGTGCCTTTACACTCCAAGTCTCATCCTGCCCCTCGGGCAAGGTCCCTTTCTCCTAGAAAGCACCTTCCAGTCCGAACAtcctctccagattcccaaagTCCACAGTCATCCCCCATCTCCTCCCATAGGAAATCAACTGCCTCTCCAGGTTGGCAGTCTACACTGCCTGTTCTGGCGGTGCCTCCTAGTGCCCCAGCACATTCTTCCCTTGCACACCcaacctctcctcctcctgaagGCCTGCGTTATCCTGCCTCCAGGTCCCAGCCACCTCAGAGGTGTCAGAGAGTGCACACTTACTCACCCATCTTTACCTGCCAGTCatattctttgctttctcccaCCAAACTTAGTGGAATACTTTCCCCAAGCCGAGAAAAGCAGTTATCTCCCTCCCCAAGTCTTTCGACTTCAACTTCTAGATCTAAGTCAGATTCATCTCAAAAGTCTACTCAGGAGCTGAATACCCCCTCTCCTACGCCTTCAAGTGTCTCAAAGCAGTGGTCTCTCTCATGTCCTGATTCTAATTCACCGATTCCCCAAACTTGCAATATGAATTCCCACCCACTGCAGCTTCATTCTTCATTGATGCACAGAAGCTATAGGTCTAATTCCCAATCTCCAAGACCTGAGCAATCTGCCACCTCACCAGTATTAAAGTGCAGATCTCCTGTCTCAGACAAGTCACCATGCACACTGCCATCAAGACCCAGAGAGCTGACTTCACCTCAGTCTTTTTCCCTGCCTACTGACCATGAAAACATCAAACCCAAG CAGTACAAGATCAAGACAAGCTACAAGGCATTTGCAGCAATACCTACAAACACATTACTTATGGAACAGAAG GCATTAGAAGAGCCAACTAAGACTGCTAGTGTGACTGAAGGCACTGTTTTGGACACCCATTCAGAG ATGTGCTCCCCTGCCCAGCTCAGACAACAAACAGAAGAGTTATGTGCTGTCATTGATCAAGTTCTGCAGGACCCATTGACCATG CGCCGATGTGAATCTTCTCCAAGTTTCCTGCAGATGAACACAGAATCAGATGGTGGCAAG GTGCCATCaacactgcagagagcagctggacGCGAAACCAGATAT GCCAACCTTTACAAATCAACACCTATGGTGGCAGAGAGTCAGATG